From the genome of Ectobacillus sp. JY-23, one region includes:
- a CDS encoding DsrE/DsrF/DrsH-like family protein translates to MEAKKKTTIVLFSGDYDKAMAAYIIANGAAAYDHEVTIFHTFWGLNALRKDEHVPLKKGFMEKMFGKMMPRGAENMGLSKMNFAGFGPKMIKDVMKKHNALPLSNLIEMAQEQDIKLVACTMTMDLLGLQKEELLDSIDYAGVAAYLADAEEGNVNLFI, encoded by the coding sequence ATGGAGGCAAAGAAAAAAACAACGATTGTATTATTTAGCGGAGACTATGACAAAGCAATGGCAGCTTATATCATTGCAAACGGAGCAGCTGCATATGACCACGAGGTTACAATTTTTCACACCTTCTGGGGCTTGAACGCCCTTCGTAAAGACGAACATGTACCGCTTAAAAAAGGATTTATGGAAAAAATGTTTGGCAAGATGATGCCACGTGGTGCTGAAAATATGGGACTATCTAAAATGAACTTTGCTGGGTTTGGTCCAAAAATGATTAAAGATGTTATGAAAAAGCACAATGCATTGCCACTTTCAAATCTAATTGAAATGGCGCAGGAGCAGGATATAAAACTGGTTGCTTGTACAATGACAATGGACTTATTAGGTTTACAAAAAGAAGAATTACTTGACAGTATTGATTATGCTGGTGTAGCTGCGTATTTGGCAGATGCTGAAGAAGGCAACGTAAACTTATTCATTTAA
- a CDS encoding DMT family transporter, producing MNTKLLGAVCLSLAAALWGGTYVVSKHMLHTVPPFTLMWLRYLVAFLCLFIVMRSAKDKVERIDKRSWLLLAWIGFIGYFVSIALQFVGTKLSDAHTGALLTSATPAFVVVFARIILKEALTIRKVVSTIMATFGVIVVVGWNGGTAASITGMILLVGAAVTWALLSVYVKLASVTLSSLTITTYAIFFAWLFTTPMMVAEYITTNITFTMSMLPGIFYLGIASTAAAFFLWNKGMELMDAGIGSLFFFLQPLVGSLLGWLLLDETISISFFSGGVLILLGVLIATYVPQKTAPQKAEHV from the coding sequence ATGAATACAAAATTATTAGGTGCGGTTTGTTTGTCACTTGCCGCAGCTTTGTGGGGCGGGACGTATGTGGTGAGTAAACATATGCTACATACCGTGCCACCGTTTACTTTAATGTGGCTACGCTATTTGGTTGCGTTTCTTTGTTTATTTATTGTAATGCGGAGCGCGAAGGACAAGGTAGAAAGAATCGACAAAAGGAGTTGGCTCTTACTCGCGTGGATTGGCTTTATCGGTTACTTCGTTTCAATTGCCCTGCAATTTGTCGGTACAAAATTGTCCGATGCGCACACCGGTGCACTACTCACCTCTGCCACGCCGGCGTTTGTTGTTGTATTTGCACGCATAATTTTAAAGGAAGCACTCACCATTCGCAAAGTAGTGTCGACTATCATGGCGACGTTTGGTGTAATCGTTGTTGTCGGGTGGAACGGCGGAACTGCAGCGAGTATAACGGGCATGATTCTCTTAGTAGGTGCCGCAGTGACATGGGCTTTATTGTCTGTATATGTCAAGCTCGCTTCCGTAACCTTGTCATCCCTCACCATTACTACATATGCTATTTTCTTTGCGTGGCTCTTTACCACACCCATGATGGTAGCCGAGTACATCACAACAAACATCACATTTACGATGTCGATGCTGCCAGGTATTTTCTATTTAGGGATTGCCTCCACCGCCGCCGCCTTTTTTCTATGGAACAAAGGCATGGAGCTCATGGATGCTGGAATTGGTTCATTGTTTTTCTTTTTACAGCCGCTTGTTGGGAGCTTACTCGGTTGGCTTTTATTAGACGAAACAATCAGTATCAGCTTTTTCAGCGGAGGTGTCCTCATCTTACTTGGCGTTCTTATTGCTACCTATGTACCACAAAAAACAGCTCCGCAAAAGGCGG
- a CDS encoding sulfurtransferase TusA family protein, which yields MKADKLLDAKGLACPMPIIKTKKAMSKLTAGQVLEVHATDKGSYNNLAAWAKSCGHTLVKHEEEHGIFKF from the coding sequence ATGAAAGCAGATAAGCTATTAGATGCAAAAGGATTGGCATGCCCAATGCCAATTATAAAAACAAAAAAAGCAATGAGTAAACTGACAGCGGGGCAGGTACTAGAAGTGCATGCGACAGATAAAGGTTCTTACAATAATCTTGCTGCATGGGCAAAGTCCTGTGGACACACACTTGTAAAGCATGAAGAAGAACACGGTATATTTAAATTTTGA
- a CDS encoding rhodanese-like domain-containing protein: MDYLIYGIFVLIIIFFVQGMLPTKGIKQISALDLKQQLNHRNKQYIDVRTPSEFKANSIRGFQNIPLQQLPNKVAGLSKEKEIIVICQSGMRSSKACRLLKKQGFQNITNVKGGMSAWS; the protein is encoded by the coding sequence ATGGATTACCTTATATATGGGATTTTTGTGCTCATCATCATCTTCTTTGTCCAGGGAATGCTACCAACAAAAGGAATAAAACAGATCTCCGCATTGGATTTAAAACAACAATTAAATCATCGAAACAAGCAATATATTGATGTTCGTACACCTAGTGAGTTTAAAGCAAACAGCATCCGAGGCTTTCAAAATATTCCGCTGCAGCAGTTGCCAAACAAAGTAGCCGGATTGTCCAAAGAGAAGGAAATCATCGTTATTTGTCAAAGCGGTATGAGAAGCAGTAAAGCATGTAGGTTACTCAAAAAACAAGGCTTTCAAAACATTACAAATGTAAAAGGCGGCATGAGCGCCTGGAGCTAA
- a CDS encoding MBL fold metallo-hydrolase — MTVHVMTTKEVTKKVFNKEKLFVLDVRNEGDFNDWKIEGANFSYLNVPYFELLDGVEEILDRIPTDQEVLVVCAKEGSSIMVAEMLSEAGLTVSYLKGGMKAWSEHLEPVKIGDLKNGGEIYQFVRIGKGCLSYMVISNGEAAIIDATRMTDVYLDFANSLHAKIVHVFDTHLHADHISGGRVIAEKTNATYWLPPKDAEEVVFSYQPLEDGTVVTIGDTAIDIHALYSPGHTIGSTSFVVDGQFLLTGDILFIDSIGRPDLAGKAEDWVDDLRESLYKRYKELSADLLVLPAHFMIIEELKEDGSVSEKLGVLYAQNHGLNIADQNEFRKLVTENLPPQPNAYQEIRQTNMGKITPDEEQQREMEIGPNRCAVR; from the coding sequence ATGACTGTTCATGTAATGACTACAAAGGAAGTAACAAAAAAGGTATTTAATAAAGAAAAACTGTTTGTACTAGATGTTCGTAACGAAGGTGACTTCAATGATTGGAAAATTGAAGGTGCAAACTTTTCATACTTAAATGTGCCATACTTTGAGTTGTTGGACGGTGTAGAAGAAATCTTAGATCGCATTCCTACTGATCAAGAAGTTTTAGTAGTTTGTGCGAAAGAAGGTTCTTCTATCATGGTGGCCGAGATGCTTTCTGAAGCGGGACTTACGGTTTCCTATCTAAAAGGCGGTATGAAGGCTTGGAGTGAACACCTAGAGCCAGTTAAAATTGGCGATCTAAAAAACGGCGGGGAGATTTACCAATTCGTACGCATCGGAAAAGGCTGTCTATCTTACATGGTAATATCTAACGGAGAAGCAGCCATTATTGACGCAACGCGTATGACAGATGTATACCTAGATTTTGCGAATAGCTTGCATGCGAAAATTGTTCATGTGTTTGATACGCACCTGCATGCTGATCATATCTCCGGCGGACGTGTAATCGCTGAAAAAACAAACGCAACATATTGGTTGCCTCCAAAAGATGCGGAAGAGGTAGTGTTTAGTTATCAACCATTAGAGGACGGAACCGTAGTAACGATTGGAGATACGGCAATTGATATTCATGCTCTATACTCACCAGGTCATACGATCGGCTCTACATCTTTCGTTGTGGATGGACAGTTCCTATTGACAGGTGACATTTTGTTCATCGACTCCATCGGAAGACCTGACCTGGCTGGAAAAGCTGAGGACTGGGTTGATGATCTGCGTGAAAGCTTGTATAAACGCTATAAAGAACTGTCAGCTGATTTGCTTGTATTGCCTGCACACTTCATGATTATTGAAGAGCTTAAAGAAGATGGCAGTGTATCTGAAAAGCTAGGTGTGTTGTATGCACAAAATCACGGCTTAAATATTGCCGATCAAAACGAATTTAGAAAGCTTGTGACGGAAAATCTGCCGCCGCAACCGAATGCATACCAAGAGATTCGTCAAACAAACATGGGTAAAATCACACCAGATGAAGAACAGCAACGCGAGATGGAAATCGGTCCAAACCGCTGTGCGGTACGATAA
- a CDS encoding rhodanese-like domain-containing protein gives MREITPQEVETLLKQGKSLNILDVREVAEVAEGKIPGAVNLPLGWIEFRMYELDSRKEYIVVCRSGGRSASAVQFLEGKGFNVINMQGGMLAWTGEVE, from the coding sequence ATGAGAGAAATTACGCCGCAAGAGGTTGAGACATTATTAAAACAAGGTAAGAGTTTAAACATTCTCGACGTTCGTGAAGTTGCGGAAGTCGCAGAAGGAAAAATACCTGGTGCGGTAAATCTGCCGCTTGGTTGGATTGAATTCCGTATGTATGAACTTGACAGCAGAAAAGAATACATTGTCGTGTGTCGTTCTGGCGGCAGAAGTGCCAGCGCTGTACAGTTTTTAGAAGGAAAAGGCTTTAACGTTATTAACATGCAAGGCGGTATGCTGGCATGGACAGGAGAAGTAGAATAA
- a CDS encoding sulfite exporter TauE/SafE family protein codes for MDATFIIVIFSIGFIGSYISGMLGIGGSIIKYPMLLYIPPLFGIAAFSAYEVSGISAIQVFFATIGGVWTYRKGGYLNKTLIGYMGASILIGSFVGGYGSRFMTESGINVTYGTLALIAAIMMFVPKKNVDDIPFDQVTFNKWVAAILAFIVGVGSGIVGAAGAFLLVPIMLVVLKIPTRMTIASSLAITFISSIGATVGKITTGQIDYGPAFIMVIASLLASPVGAMAGKKMNTKVLQVILAILIAATAIKIWTDML; via the coding sequence ATGGATGCTACATTTATCATTGTTATCTTTTCAATCGGATTTATCGGTTCTTATATTTCTGGTATGCTTGGCATTGGTGGTTCGATTATTAAATATCCAATGCTTCTATACATTCCACCGCTATTTGGAATTGCCGCATTTAGTGCATACGAAGTATCAGGTATCAGTGCAATTCAAGTTTTTTTCGCTACTATAGGCGGTGTGTGGACGTACAGAAAGGGCGGTTACTTGAATAAAACGCTCATTGGCTACATGGGCGCGAGTATTTTAATAGGTAGTTTTGTAGGTGGATATGGTTCTAGATTTATGACCGAGAGCGGCATTAATGTAACTTATGGCACCTTAGCACTCATTGCCGCTATCATGATGTTTGTACCGAAAAAAAATGTCGACGATATTCCGTTTGACCAGGTTACTTTTAATAAATGGGTTGCGGCGATACTAGCCTTTATCGTTGGTGTGGGATCGGGTATTGTAGGCGCAGCAGGTGCATTTTTATTGGTACCAATTATGCTTGTTGTGCTGAAAATACCAACGCGCATGACCATCGCTTCTTCTCTAGCAATTACCTTTATCTCATCAATCGGCGCCACTGTCGGCAAAATCACAACCGGTCAAATTGACTATGGTCCTGCATTCATTATGGTCATCGCAAGTTTACTTGCTTCTCCGGTAGGTGCGATGGCAGGCAAGAAGATGAACACAAAAGTACTGCAAGTTATACTGGCCATATTGATTGCGGCTACTGCCATTAAAATCTGGACGGACATGCTGTGA
- a CDS encoding GNAT family N-acetyltransferase, translated as MKIKPLHTSEIDAFLSYCKEQRHTLDDSFLVDEELAQFVVNAENPTYIAVDEKEQIIGTASLLVNEYLKRGNRSRFRIFHAASQEAYEGLFQAILPHAKGLDKLFLFVPEHNQTLRQAVEALSFEIERYAYGLERTTAEVSTPVIPEEYTLKTFAFGQDEADYCTVRNAGFAKLSGSETPITPEEVAKTRQREDTIEGGTFLLYHNKKPVGLIRTYKEEHNGAPHLGIGPLAIIPSYQGKGLGRQLLRVALSFGHTIGLQNALLSVNAENEHATKLYMDEGFTKAIAFICYQKQL; from the coding sequence ATGAAAATAAAACCATTACATACTAGTGAAATAGATGCGTTTCTTAGCTACTGCAAAGAACAACGCCATACCTTAGATGATTCCTTTTTAGTCGATGAAGAATTGGCACAGTTTGTAGTGAACGCTGAAAATCCGACTTACATTGCAGTTGACGAGAAGGAGCAGATTATCGGCACTGCTTCTCTTTTAGTAAATGAGTATTTGAAAAGAGGCAACAGAAGTCGATTTCGTATTTTTCACGCGGCATCACAAGAGGCATATGAAGGCTTATTTCAGGCAATCTTGCCTCATGCAAAAGGGCTGGATAAGCTGTTTCTTTTCGTACCAGAACATAACCAAACGCTTCGCCAAGCTGTAGAAGCTTTATCGTTTGAGATAGAGCGTTATGCATACGGTTTGGAACGAACAACAGCAGAAGTGTCTACACCAGTAATCCCCGAGGAGTATACATTAAAAACGTTTGCGTTTGGACAAGATGAGGCAGATTATTGTACGGTACGAAATGCTGGGTTTGCCAAACTTTCAGGTTCGGAAACACCTATTACACCAGAAGAGGTAGCGAAGACGCGTCAAAGAGAAGACACCATTGAAGGAGGCACATTTCTTTTATATCATAACAAGAAACCAGTGGGTCTTATACGAACATATAAAGAAGAACACAATGGTGCACCACATTTGGGCATTGGTCCACTGGCCATTATTCCTTCTTATCAAGGAAAAGGACTCGGCAGGCAACTGCTTCGCGTTGCTCTGTCATTCGGCCATACGATCGGCCTACAGAATGCTCTTCTCAGTGTGAATGCAGAAAATGAGCATGCAACAAAACTGTATATGGATGAAGGATTTACAAAAGCAATCGCATTTATTTGTTACCAAAAGCAGCTGTAG
- a CDS encoding sulfurtransferase TusA family protein, translating to MEQMKANVLLDAKGLACPMPIVRTKKMMNTMEAGQVLEVQATDKGSKADLKAWAERTGHQYLGTLEEGPVLKHYLRKASGEETIERKHPYVVTNAELANKLTEVTSIVVLDVREAAEYAFKHIPNAVSIPLGELENRMHELNKSNEIFVVCRTGNRSDLAAQKLIENGFTHVVNVIPGMSQWSGKTTGVTN from the coding sequence ATGGAACAGATGAAGGCGAATGTATTGTTAGATGCAAAAGGCTTGGCGTGTCCAATGCCAATCGTGAGAACAAAAAAAATGATGAACACGATGGAAGCAGGCCAAGTGCTTGAGGTGCAAGCAACTGATAAAGGCTCAAAGGCTGACTTAAAAGCATGGGCGGAACGTACAGGACATCAGTATTTGGGTACGTTAGAAGAAGGCCCTGTATTAAAGCACTACTTGCGAAAAGCGTCAGGAGAAGAAACGATTGAGCGTAAACATCCGTATGTTGTTACGAATGCTGAGCTTGCAAATAAATTAACAGAAGTAACAAGCATCGTTGTGCTGGATGTACGCGAAGCTGCGGAATATGCATTCAAACACATTCCGAATGCAGTGTCTATCCCACTTGGAGAGCTTGAAAACCGTATGCATGAGTTAAACAAAAGCAATGAAATTTTTGTCGTATGTCGTACAGGAAATCGTAGTGATTTAGCTGCACAAAAGCTGATAGAAAACGGCTTCACGCATGTAGTGAATGTTATACCGGGCATGAGCCAATGGTCCGGAAAAACAACGGGCGTAACGAACTAA
- a CDS encoding sulfurtransferase TusA family protein — protein MEVKQVLDAKGLACPMPIIKTKKAINELQIGEVLEIHATDKGAKNDLTAWAKSGGHTLLQHTEENGIFKFWIQKG, from the coding sequence ATGGAAGTAAAACAAGTATTAGATGCAAAAGGTTTAGCATGCCCAATGCCAATCATTAAAACAAAGAAAGCGATTAACGAACTGCAAATAGGGGAAGTGCTAGAGATACATGCGACAGATAAAGGGGCAAAAAATGATCTAACTGCCTGGGCGAAATCTGGCGGACACACATTACTCCAACATACAGAAGAGAACGGTATCTTTAAATTTTGGATACAAAAGGGCTAA
- a CDS encoding metal-sensitive transcriptional regulator → MKYNAQMKNRVKRMEGQLRGILKMMEEGKDCKDVITQLSAVRSAVDKTIGVVVSSHLVECVIEAEKNGDKTDDLIQEAVGLLVKSR, encoded by the coding sequence ATGAAATATAATGCCCAAATGAAAAACAGGGTAAAGCGTATGGAAGGTCAGCTCCGAGGCATCCTGAAAATGATGGAAGAAGGGAAAGACTGCAAAGATGTTATTACGCAGCTGTCTGCTGTGCGATCTGCAGTTGATAAAACGATAGGAGTCGTTGTAAGCTCCCATCTTGTAGAGTGCGTAATAGAGGCGGAGAAAAATGGTGACAAAACCGATGATTTGATTCAAGAAGCTGTCGGTTTATTGGTGAAAAGTCGATAA